ATCCTCACAACGGATGCCGTGCAGCAATATGGGCAGGCGACTAGTTACGCCTCTCGGAACGTCTCAATGACTGAGCTACTCACCGCTACATCCTATGAGCGGCGCCATGCTTTGCTTGGGCGGCGACTTAGCGCAATCGCAGATGAAATCGCTTCGGTGCAGAGGCAATCGGATCAGGTCATCAGGATGTCGTTCACGACCGCCGTCAAGAAAGGGTATGGAGAGGTAGTAAGGAGCAATCTTCCAGGCTTGGATGTCGTGAGCTATCTGATGCAGCATGGCTTTCTCGATGCCGACTACACCGACTACCTAGGTTATTTCTATCAGGGTTCTCTGACGCCTGGTGACAAAGATCTGATCCTTTCGTTGAGACGTGGCGTGCTGCCTGAAGTCTCCGCGCCTGTCGACAACCCGAGTACCGTGCTGGAGAAGCTTAAGAGCGACGAGCTCGACGAGGGTAGGGGGATCATCGTCGATTTGATCGCCTGTCTCAGCGCCCGACCAAGCTCGCTCTCGGCTGGCTCAGCAGACACACAGCTAAGCAATATACTGAGGAGCGGCCTGGACGAGCACACCGAACGAATGGCCATCGCAGTGCGCGAGCTTTTGAGTCGAACTGACGCGGCTGGATTTATTCGCGCCGTGTACCGCCTCGAACCCAAACTGTTTAATAGCCTTTTCAACGCTAGGGACAAGGGTGACGCTGGTGGCGTTTTTGAAGGAAGCGAGGCCCGTCAGTCCCTCGTCAAAGCAATCGTCGACAACCTGCCGGAATCCGACTTCAAGACCCTGGCCGGTGATTCCTCGACGGATCTGGTGCCTACAATCGATGGGCTGGAAGATGCTTCACGGCTGATGCCAGGACTAGAGAGCAATCTGGGAGCATGGGCGTGGCTCAGGGCGTACCCAGTCCAGTTTGCCTCACTGGGCCATACGATGAGTCTCGCAGACCTCGAAAGGCTGATTGACTGGGGCTGCATCAAGATCAACCTGCCTATGCTATCGCTGATATGCGCGAAGTCAGAAGCTGGACAGGATTCTAAAGACGCCAAATCCGAACCTGCAGATGTGGGCATCGTGTCCTTGCGTAGGCTACAGGCTTTGGGCATCAATGGGCTCGGTAATTATCTGCTCTCTCACGCCGATGAGCTCGGTAGCGCATTGTTAGATCAGTCTGCTGTCCTGGATGAATCAAGCGACTCCTTGACCAGCTTACTAGCAGAAGTGGACGCAGATCACGATCTGACAAATAGACTCTTCGATCACACGACCTGTGACCTACACACACTCACTGACGCCCCGAGATATCTTTGGGCAAAGGCACTTGAGAGTGATCGCTTGGTGGCCAAAGCTGACGCAGTGTGGATTTTTTTTGAGAAAGTCGTTGGGCTAGACGGCAACGTCTCGGACGAAGAAATCGGATCGGAACCCACAGCGGTATTCACCGGTTTCATCGCTCGGAATGCTTCGTCTCTCAAGGGCACGCTGTGGCAGTCAACGAGCGCAGACTGGTCGCTGCAACAGTATCTTCTGAGCTCCACCGGTATCAGTAATGACGTGCTTCAGGTATTGCTCGATGGCGTCGTGCTTCAAGACTTAGCAATGATAAAAACAGCGCTACCTGAGGGTCGCTGGGGCATGCTGGTAGCCTCATCATTTTTGCCATACAGCTCGGAAGTCAGGGAGATCGTACTGAATACTTGCCCACACCTCGAAGGCAAGTACCTGGTTGAACGCTGGGATCTAGCAAAAGCAGAGATCGATATCAGCTCGCTCCAGCTCGACACGATGCTCACGCTGAGCAAAAGCAAAGCGCTGTCACTCACACAGAAAATTCAGATGTGGTCAGGGCTTAGCCTGGAGACGATTGAAAGCAAACCGGAAGCGGTTCCAGAGCTCGGCCGTGTATCTATGCTGGCCAATCAAGCCGGCGTAAGGTTTGCTGATTCGCTGATGCCTGTGCTGAGACATCTGGTTCGCAACGCGAGCCTCACCCCAGAGCAGCGCTCTGAAATGCTGACACAATGTCTTCCCGGGATGAAGTGGCCGGACATTGCTGCAGCTCTAGGGTTGCTCGACGATGAGGACTTCAAAACCGTGAGCGCGAAGGTCAAGAAGATCAAGGTGAGAAACACCGAGTCAAACCGGAGGTTGGTCAACGCGATGAAATCTGAAGGGTACTTGGCAACGGTGACCATTGAGGACGACGTCATCATCGCAACCACCAGGCCCTCGTCAATGATATCGGAGAACGGATGGCTCTAGTCTAAGCGCTGAAGGTAGCAGCTTACCGACCACCGTAGAGCGCCAGATAGGGCTTGTCGCTGATCGCATGGGAGTAAACCTGACCCTCGCACATGACTTCTCTAGCTGCTCGTAAGAACAGCATGGGCGAGGGGAGTGCAGACGTGAAACATGGGGCTGTTCTTGTGCCAGCAGGCGGGGCATGCTGGAGCTGTAACGTGGATGCAAACCAACTCGATAGGCCCCTTAGCCCTGACGCCCTAGGACTGTTTCTCCCGGAGTATTCTGAACCCATTTGCGCTCGCTTAACATCCATGGCAGGCCCGAACCACCATCGGCATATGGTTCGGGGTGGCTGAGGCTTCACTAGCTACTTGTCGTACTTGGAAGGCAATGGGCTGTCGTAGTTAACGTCAACCATGTCCAAGTTCTTCAGCTCGAAATTGGCGTAGCTCGTCCCCTGTGACGTCCGTATTGAGCCGGCGAAACTCCAAGGTGTTGTCGGATCGATACCGGATATAACGGCTTACTACAGAGCGCACGGAGTAAATGGGGCCTACAATCCCGGATTCACCCAGCTTGGTCGTGTAAGGCCTTGTGTTTCTAGCGCGTTGTTTCGCCACATGCCAAGCTTTTGATTTTCTGAGAAATGGGGGTTTGTGGGGATTTGACCGGAGGTATGTGGGATTGGACAACTCAGGAGGTCACCTCCCATAATATTCAATTTAACATAATATACATTATGCGCACATTGCTACTGACTGGCCACACCCTGACTAGGCCAGTTCGTGAGCTGCGCACTCTGCTTTTTCGCGCCTGACTGGTCATACCGTCCGCTATTCGATTTAATCGTCTGCAGGAATCCATCAGCCCTCGAGGTTTGCATGAAGCATTGTTTCACCGTAATGATCAGCTTGTTGGTGCTCGCAGGCTGCGACGTCTCCATCAATACCAACGCTCCCATCACCAACGCGGCACCGGCAGTCACGCTCTCCGAACCTGGCTCTGCGCAACAACAGCGGCTGCTGGTCGATACGGCGACAGAGTTCTTGCTGTTGCTTGATGCTGGAAGAATCGATATGACCTGGCCGTCGGTTGGCTCGGTACTCAAGGCGGCATCAACCGAGTCGAACTGGGTAAAAGGCATCAGTGGCTTGCGCACGGGGCTTGGCGAACTGCAGCAACGCGGTCAGTTCCAGATCGCGTTCACCAAACAGTTACCGGATGCGCCACCTGGTCATTATGCTGCCATTCAGACCCAGTCAAGGTTTGCAAACATGACCGTCACTGAAGCCGTGCTGCTCAGTGAAGAAGCTGATCAATGGCGGGTTGTCGGCTACAACATCAGTAAAGCCGTCGAGGTCTCCGCTGGGGTTCGGCTCTTCTAATCGCGGCGCTCAACCACTGCGAAAATGGTGAACGACGCCCCTCGCGGCAGCAAACTTTATTGAATGATTTATATAACTCAACTAAATACTCATTTAGTTGAGTTATCGTTACACGTGCGTGCTTGTTGAAGGCCGTTTAGTTAAGCCAAATCAAGATAAATGCAACCACACTGGAAAGGCTCACCGCTGCACCGATAGCGGACACCCAGTCACTGCCCTTGGGATCCTTGAATCGACCCAGTGTCACGCCCTTCAAGAACCCGTAGCCGATAAAATAAAGCAAGACCTCCCAAAACAGGTGGACCAGGAAATCGAGCATGCCGCCTCTCCTGCTGCGCGCTCCAACGGCAGCCAAGCCGGGTTTCTCAACTAAGGGGCCTTTGCTACAAACCATTTGCCAGCCTGCTCGAATGACTCTGCTAGCCCCACTGACCTGTGCTCGGCACCAAGTAAAGCTTGAAAATAGGTTAACGCCAGCACCGCGAGCTGAAATAAAACTGTAATTTAAATCAAACACCTGCCTTGATCTGCCCGTGCCCTGCCCTCGCCTTGAACGCCCCTCGCCCGTCCACCCACCGCAACACGATACCCGCTTGTCATGCGGCGAATCGCACCCAGCAATCTATGCTCACCAGACCTACCTCATGGAGCCGTTCGATATGGATATTCGGCAGAAAACCATCGGTTTTGGTCTGGTCAGCATTCTCGCCGCCTTGCTGCTCGGCGGCAGCGGCCTGCTCGCCGAGCATGACCAGAACCAGGCGCTGACGCGCAACGAGGACAGCATGTCCGCCCTGCGCAACCACATGGAGGGCGACATGATGCACGATGCCCTGCGTGCCGACGTGCTGGCCGCGTTGCTGGTCAAACCTGGCGACGTCGATACCGCCAACCAGGTGCTGGCCGACCTCGACGAGCATGCTAAATGGTTCCAGAGCGTGATCCAGAGCAATCTCAAGCTGCCGCTGGACGCGGATCTGCACGATGCCATCAGCGAACTTGGCCCACTGCTCGACAACTACATCGCCAGCGCCACATCGATCATCCAGCTGGCACTGAAGTCTCCCGAGCAGGCACAGGCTCAGTTGCCCTCATTCATGGAGGCGTTCAAGGAACTGGAGGAGCGCAACAGTAGGCTGAGCGACCTGATTGCAAGCAACGCCGACAAAAGCCGCGCGCAAAGCAAGGCGACCCTGCATCAGGGCATTGCCGTGCTGATAGGCGGCATGGTCCTGGCGACGCTGGTCCTGGCGCTGTGCACGTTCATGCTGCTGCGATCGGTACTGCGCCCCCTGCGCCAGACCGTGGCCGTGGCCGAACGGATCGCCCAGGGCGACCTCACCACCGAAATACGGGTGCACGAGCGCGACGAAACCGGCCACCTATTGCGCTCACTGGCCGACATGCGCGACAGCCTGAGCGCCATGATCAAGGCGATCAACGAAGAAAACCAGCAACTGCACGACGTCGCCGAGGAGCTGGGCCAGGCTTCGAGCGGCCTGGTCGAACGTACCAGCCAGCAGTCGGAAAGCGCGGTGAGCATGGCTTCGGCCACCGAACAGATGATCGCCAACCTGTCGCAGATCGCCGAGCATGCTCGCGATGCGCAGTCGATCTCCGGGCAGTCGGAGCGCCTGGCCAGTGATGGTGGTGAAGTCATCCTCAATGTCGTGGGCGGCATGCAGGGCATCGATGAAGCGGTGCACCGCTCTTCCGAGACCATCACGGTACTGGGGCAAAGCTCCGAGGAAATCTATTCCATCGTCCAGGTGATCAACACCATTGCCGAGCAGACCAACCTGTTGGCGCTCAACGCGGCCATCGAGGCGGCGCGGGCAGGCGACGCCGGCCGCGGCTTTGCCGTGGTCGCCGACGAAGTGCGGGGCCTGGCCGCGCGCACGGCGCAATCGACACGCGAGATCGCCGACATGATCGAGCGCATTCGCCAGAGCACGGGCAACGCGGTACAAAGCATGCAAACCGGCGTCACCCGGGTACGCGCCGGCGTGGAACTGGCCACCCAGGCCGGCGCCTCGATCCAGCAGATTCGCGAAGGCGCGCGCCAGGCCGCCTCGGTGGTGGAGGAGATCTCCCACACCATTGGCGAACAGACCCTGGCCAGCCAGGAGGTCGCCCACCAGGTCGAACGGATCGCGCGGATGTCCAGGGAGAGCACTGAGACCACACGGCAACTGGCTTCGACCGCGCAGCGCCTGGGTGACATTGCACAGGGCATGCAAGCCAGCGTTTCGCGCTTTCGGGTATGAAGGTTCGGGTGCCTGCGGGCACCCTGCCCTTATAGACAACACATATTGGACATCGCAACAAATAACTCAGTCAGATATCCAGCGCAGGGCATCGACACGTATTCGAGTTATAGCCTGCGAATATATTTGACAGTGTGCCTCAACGCTCTATATTCCCTCCTCGGCAACTGGAAGGAGTCCGGCTTGCCACTTCTATAGTCACACTACTGTCAGGAACGACATGATGTTTTTGCTCATGGATGATGCATATCTGCGACACTCCGCCCACCTCGAACTTATTGACCGGCGCTTGGCTGCAGCCCTCGTTACCTGAGGTAGCTCGCCGCCACAACTGCCCTTGCTCGTGCCTGTGACTTGCCCTGGGTAATCACAGCGCCCGCCTGCCGCCAATAACTATATTCAGGTGTGCCATGACCTCGACCACCGTGCTGCATAAGTCCGTTTCCACGCCCGTGGATATCGAGACGCGTACCGACGCCTTTGATTACCGCCCAGGCCATATCAACGATATTCCTCGACTCGCCCAGTTGTTCCAAAGCGTCTACGGGCAAACCACCCACCCTTGCCAAAGCCCGGGCTATATCCGCAGTTCAATGGACTCCGGGCAACAACAATGGTTTGTCGCCGAACTCGACAGCTTTCTTGTCGGTTGCTGTTGTGTCGCTCGGCGCCCGTGGAACCAGTCCTGGGAAATGTCCCATGGCGTGGTCCACCCGGCCGCACGCAGAACCGGGGCGATTTCCAACCTGGTCAGACTGGGACTGGAGCGCCATCGGCCACACGCCATGGAGTTGGGTTTCTACGTCACGCGCAACATTGCAAGCCATGCCTTGATGAAGAAGATCAGGCCAGGCGTGCTGGTGGGGCACGACGGCGGGCCGGACAAGGTCGACGACATCAGGGAGTACCACCTGACCGCCCTGCTCCCCCCGGCGCAGGAAGGTTTCGTGCATGTCGCGCCGGGGTACGCGCATAACGACGTGGCCGGCCCGATCATCGCCAGGCTGTACGATGCACTGCGGCTCACCCCACAGCCCGGCGCCTACCCGGCCACTTGCCTGAGCGGCCCACCCGGTGCGCAAGTGCACGGCCCGTTGCGCTTCAACCATGAGCCGGGGGCCGACGCACTGATGGTGTCCGGCCAGGTCGGCGACAACCCGACGCAGCAAGCGACGCTGCAGGCACTCACTGCCCTCCTCCAGCGCCATCCCCAGGTGCAGTACTTCAGCGTGCATATCCTCGCCGACAAGCTGGAACTGCTCGCCGGCCTGGTCGGCCTTGGCTTTGCGATCACTGCCTACCTGCCGGCCTGGCACCTGGAGGGCGGTGTTCGCTACGACTGCATCCTGCTGGTCTTCGAAGTATTCGCCGACGCCCCTCGCAGCCATGGCTTCGATGATGAGGTGGCGTTCTTCGACCAGGCCTACGCGAAGTTGGCCGACAGCCTCTGCGCCATCGCCCTGCAATGAAAGCGCCTCTTACCTACCGTGCATTCCCATCCCGCAACGGATGAAGACTGGAGTATTCAGACAATGACAAAAGACCAATGGCTCGTTGTACGCAAACAGATCCCCGATGGCGCGAAAGAGCCCTGGACCGTGATGTTGTGGGTTGCCGACCTGCTGCTGCTGGTGCTGGCGTGGAACTTCTGGCTGAGTGAATCCACCGCATTGCAGGTTCTAGGCCTGCTGGTCGCGGGCCTGGCCACTGTGCAGCTGTACCTGATCCTGCACGAAGCCCTGCATGGCGCGACCTCGGACAATCGCCGGCTCAACGACATCATCGGCCACTTCAACGGCTGGTTGATCGCCCTGCCGTTCCTGGTTCGCCGACGCTTCCACATGGCCCACCACACCTGGACCGCACACCCGCTCAATGACCCGGAAAACCGCGGGATGATCGAGCGCTTCGCGGTCATGACCAAGAAGCAGGAACGCACCCTGGAGTTCATGTGGAAGCACTGGCTACCAATGATCGCCGTCAACCATTTCCTGCTGAACTGGCGTGCGCCGTTCATTGCCCGGGCCCAAGGTGACGACTCGCCGCGCATCCTCAAGGAGATTCGTTTCGCCCGCTTGTACCTGGTGGGTTACGGGGTGGTGGCGGCCGTTGCCTGGGCTTTCGGTCATCTGGCGGACCTGGCGCTGTTCTATCTGATCATCTGGCTGTTCCTGGCCCTGATCGTGGAACTGGTCAACCTGCCTCACCACGCCGAGGCCCCGCTGCTGGCGAAAGATGGCGAGCGTTTGCAGTTCTGGGAACAGGACCGCGTTTCGCACGATTGCAAGAGTGTGCCGGTGTGGTCGCGCTTCGTCATCCTCAACTTCAACCTGCACATCGTGCACCACGCCTTCCCCTCGGTGCCTTGGTACCGGTTGCCCGAGGCACATCGGATGCTGCACGAGCAGGATGGTAGCCCAGCGGCGTCGCAGCTCAATGAGTGGGACTTCTCCAGGAAGAATCGCCGCAGGCCGCTGCTGAAACTGATGGGTCATTTCTTCGACCATCGCGCCTGATCCATTCGAGCGCCGCTCGCGCGGCGCATCGCGGCTGAAGCCGCTCCTACACGGGTGCAACACGCCCTACAGTAGGAGCGGATTTATCCGCGATGGGGATGCAGTGCTGTGTGCTGACCTGTGGCTCCAGCCAAACGGCGCGCTATGCCGTCCCGGAAGTGGCCACCTTGAGCGGCAAGCCGGTGTTCGTGCTCGAAGGCGGCAATAGCGCATGGCACGCAGCCAGGTTGCCGAGCGCGCAGGGAGAACAGCACCTTCGGACGCCGCGCATCGATCGTTATCGACGGCCCTATGAGGGGGCGGACAATCCGCGCGAGGCTATGCAGGGGTATCTGGATTAGGGGTTCGGATTGGTGGCGCAGTTGGGGCGCATGGGTTCTTCGTGATCTGAAATGTTCGTCGGCAAGTGGGGATTTTTGGCCTCGACTAACCTGTAACTGCGTGCCGCCCTCATGCGGCATGGTCAAGGAGAACAGGATGAAAGACTCGGATCACTCACTGCATCACGGCACGCCAACCGTGGCGGTTCGCGACAACCGCGGCCTGGCCGTGCGCCAGGTCGTCTACCACCGTCATCCGGATACACCCGCTGACACCGACGCGCGCATCACCCGCCACCGCTTCGATGCGCTCGGCCATCTGCTCGAAAGCATCGACCCGCGGTTGCACGAGCGGCGCCAGACCATCCCCGACACCGCGCCCAACTTCACCTATTACCAGTCGATGGCAGGCAACGTGCAGAGCACCGACAGTGTCGATGCCGGCCACGCCCTCGCGCTGAGCGACATCGCCGGCCGCCCGCTGATGAGCCTCAGTGCCAACGACCTCGTCCGTTACCACCACTACGAACTGGCCCCACTCGCGGGCCGGCCGCACGACATCACCGAAGGCGCCGCCGGAGAAACGCCCCGCATCGCCGAGCGCTTCATCTGGGCCGGCAACGACCAGGCCGCCAAGGACCACAACCTCGCCGGCCAGTGCGTTCGCCATTACGGCACCGCCGGCCGTCTTAGGACCGACAGCGTCGCACTCACCGGCCTGCCGCTGTCCTCTACCCGCCAACTGCTCGCCGCCGACGGCGAAGCCGACTGGCAAGGGGCGGACGAGGCGGCATGGGAGCGCCTGCTGGCGCCGCAAACCTACACCACGCTCGCCCGCGTCGACGCCACCGGCACGCTGCTCGAACAGACCGACGCACACGGGCACCAGCAACACCTGGTCCACGATGTCGCCGGACAACTGGCCAGCAGCTGGCTGACCATCAAGGACGGCACAAAGCAGGTCATCCTCAGCTCCGTCGAATACTCCGCCGCCGGCCAGAAGCTGCGCGAGGAGCATGGCAACGGCGTGGTCACCACCTTTACCTACGAACCCCGCACCCAACGCCTCCTGCACATCCTGGTCGTGCGGCCAACCGATGGAAAACGCCTGCAAGACCTGCGCTACGCCTACGACCCGGTGGGCAATGTGATTCACCTGCACAACGACGCCGAAGCGACACGCTTCTACCGCAACCAGAAGGTCGTTCCCGAGCACCACTACACCTACGACACCCTGTACCAACTGACCAAAGCCACCGGCCGCGAACTGCGCGACATCGCCAAGCAACACCAGAAAAATCGCCCGATCACCCTCCCGCCCCCCTCCACCGACGGTACCCTCGTCAATTATGTGCGCCACTACTGCTATGACCGTGGCGGTAACCTGACCCACCTCAAGCACAACCCACAAGACCCGCCCAACGCTTACACGATCGAGCTGACGGTGTCCGAGCGCAGCAACCGCGCCATGGATAAAAAAGTGACGGAAGACCCCGCGCAGGTCGACACCTACTTCGACGCTGCCGGCAATCAACGCCAGTTGCAGACGAACCAGCAATTGCAGTGGACCAGCCGGGGCGAGTTGGCGCGAGCCGTGCAGATGCCCCGTGACAGTTTGGTGGACGACGAGGAGATCTACCGCTACGACGCCAGCGGCCAGCGAGTGACCAAACACCGCTCGGACCTGACCTCCGGGACCGTGCGCCGCAGCCACGTGCTCTACCTGCCGGGGCTGGAGTTGCGCACCCAGTACAACGATGCGGCCGTGGAATCGTTGCGGCACGAAATCATCGTCGGCGCAGCCGGCAGCGCCCAGGTGCGGGTGCTGCATTGGGAAACGGGCATCCCCTCCGACATGGCCAACGACTCGATCCGCTACAGCTACACCGACCTGATCGGCAGCGTCGGGCTGGAGTTGGATAAAGGCGCAAACCTCATCAGCCAAGAAGAGTACTACCCCTACGGCGACACGGCGGTGTGGCTGCCGCACAACAGCGTGGAAGCGCTGTACAAGACCGTGCGTTATTCCGGCAAGGAGCGGGATGTGACGGGGCTGTATTACTACGGGTATCGCTATTACCAGCCCTGGTTGGGGCGGTGGTTGAGTGCGGATCCGGCGGGAACGGTGGATGGGCTGAACCTGTACCAGATGGCCGGAAACAACCCAATCACATTCAAGGATAGGCTGGGGTTGGCACTTGACAGATGGGCGAACATCAATTTGGTCGAAGACCTGCCAGAGAGGAGTACGGGAGATAAAGTGATGACAGCCGTACACCGTACCGTTGACAAAGTGCTTGATCCAGACAGGGAGTCCATGATGGACCGGTTTGACGCGGTGGTGGCATCGCATGAAGTCATAGCCAGCGCCGAAGAAGAAATGAGAAGCTTTGTAGATTCCAAGTGGCTGCACATCGTGACGCGGGCGACCTTGAAAATA
This genomic stretch from Pseudomonas entomophila L48 harbors:
- a CDS encoding methyl-accepting chemotaxis protein; translation: MASATEQMIANLSQIAEHARDAQSISGQSERLASDGGEVILNVVGGMQGIDEAVHRSSETITVLGQSSEEIYSIVQVINTIAEQTNLLALNAAIEAARAGDAGRGFAVVADEVRGLAARTAQSTREIADMIERIRQSTGNAVQSMQTGVTRVRAGVELATQAGASIQQIREGARQAASVVEEISHTIGEQTLASQEVAHQVERIARMSRESTETTRQLASTAQRLGDIAQGMQASVSRFRV
- a CDS encoding fatty acid desaturase family protein, yielding MTKDQWLVVRKQIPDGAKEPWTVMLWVADLLLLVLAWNFWLSESTALQVLGLLVAGLATVQLYLILHEALHGATSDNRRLNDIIGHFNGWLIALPFLVRRRFHMAHHTWTAHPLNDPENRGMIERFAVMTKKQERTLEFMWKHWLPMIAVNHFLLNWRAPFIARAQGDDSPRILKEIRFARLYLVGYGVVAAVAWAFGHLADLALFYLIIWLFLALIVELVNLPHHAEAPLLAKDGERLQFWEQDRVSHDCKSVPVWSRFVILNFNLHIVHHAFPSVPWYRLPEAHRMLHEQDGSPAASQLNEWDFSRKNRRRPLLKLMGHFFDHRA
- a CDS encoding RHS repeat domain-containing protein — translated: MKDSDHSLHHGTPTVAVRDNRGLAVRQVVYHRHPDTPADTDARITRHRFDALGHLLESIDPRLHERRQTIPDTAPNFTYYQSMAGNVQSTDSVDAGHALALSDIAGRPLMSLSANDLVRYHHYELAPLAGRPHDITEGAAGETPRIAERFIWAGNDQAAKDHNLAGQCVRHYGTAGRLRTDSVALTGLPLSSTRQLLAADGEADWQGADEAAWERLLAPQTYTTLARVDATGTLLEQTDAHGHQQHLVHDVAGQLASSWLTIKDGTKQVILSSVEYSAAGQKLREEHGNGVVTTFTYEPRTQRLLHILVVRPTDGKRLQDLRYAYDPVGNVIHLHNDAEATRFYRNQKVVPEHHYTYDTLYQLTKATGRELRDIAKQHQKNRPITLPPPSTDGTLVNYVRHYCYDRGGNLTHLKHNPQDPPNAYTIELTVSERSNRAMDKKVTEDPAQVDTYFDAAGNQRQLQTNQQLQWTSRGELARAVQMPRDSLVDDEEIYRYDASGQRVTKHRSDLTSGTVRRSHVLYLPGLELRTQYNDAAVESLRHEIIVGAAGSAQVRVLHWETGIPSDMANDSIRYSYTDLIGSVGLELDKGANLISQEEYYPYGDTAVWLPHNSVEALYKTVRYSGKERDVTGLYYYGYRYYQPWLGRWLSADPAGTVDGLNLYQMAGNNPITFKDRLGLALDRWANINLVEDLPERSTGDKVMTAVHRTVDKVLDPDRESMMDRFDAVVASHEVIASAEEEMRSFVDSKWLHIVTRATLKILTELLASAYSNLVGLAVAPAGGVVSLVAKTMAKESVKKITNNPDIIPNTDIAKKLNADSRSWSQKLKDEVAKQFALEKAKDKAMDIGTNSTVKFAAEQSGYDGILPSLPFSGMENIAKEVDKAMGTGKDTLLAVALGNVMIARKVLFDSLEDFLMAVANNSRPVNSLDGGWEFVSEEDHMHGERAIPTSRHLMPYCLTVTTINGQFTMAFAFLNRMQKMLVQTIAQRANQ
- a CDS encoding GNAT family N-acetyltransferase; its protein translation is MTSTTVLHKSVSTPVDIETRTDAFDYRPGHINDIPRLAQLFQSVYGQTTHPCQSPGYIRSSMDSGQQQWFVAELDSFLVGCCCVARRPWNQSWEMSHGVVHPAARRTGAISNLVRLGLERHRPHAMELGFYVTRNIASHALMKKIRPGVLVGHDGGPDKVDDIREYHLTALLPPAQEGFVHVAPGYAHNDVAGPIIARLYDALRLTPQPGAYPATCLSGPPGAQVHGPLRFNHEPGADALMVSGQVGDNPTQQATLQALTALLQRHPQVQYFSVHILADKLELLAGLVGLGFAITAYLPAWHLEGGVRYDCILLVFEVFADAPRSHGFDDEVAFFDQAYAKLADSLCAIALQ
- a CDS encoding DUF4019 domain-containing protein, with amino-acid sequence MKHCFTVMISLLVLAGCDVSINTNAPITNAAPAVTLSEPGSAQQQRLLVDTATEFLLLLDAGRIDMTWPSVGSVLKAASTESNWVKGISGLRTGLGELQQRGQFQIAFTKQLPDAPPGHYAAIQTQSRFANMTVTEAVLLSEEADQWRVVGYNISKAVEVSAGVRLF